The genomic DNA AAGACATATTATTAACATGAATGTAGTTACTAATGTTTTCCTCACTTAAAAGCACTCCTTGTAAAATATTTTGATACTTCAATTGCTGTTCACTTGTTGCATGTGATCGTATAGCTTCGAACATGGAAATAGTCGTAATAAGTTCTTTATGTAAATTAATTGTAACTGCAATTCTCATAAATTCAAGAATGTAATCTATAGCACCACCATATCGCAAATGATTCAGATTATATATGGCAAGTTGATTTAATAATATTGTATAGTACACACGATTTCCAATGTCTTCAAGACTGGCGAATGTTTCAAACTGTTGAGTATGCTCATAAAGTAATTCATCTACATTCCATTTATTCAGATTTGCAGCCTCAAGGATATTAATTAGTCCGGGAAGCGTTTCTTCATCATTCTCCTTAATAAACTCCTTGTACTCACTTAATATTTCTTTATTGCCTGATAGCAAATCTATTGCATAAAGATTAGCTTTGGCAAAAATCTTAAAACGTTCAACTTCCTCCATATCCTCTTTAGTAGGCTCTTTATACCAGCCTAAATCAGCATATTTGGCTACATATCCCCTTGCCTGTTCGAAGAGACCTTGTCTCTGGAAGACTATAGATTTAGCCAAGTAGCTATAGCCAAAATAAAATACAAGCGGACGCTTTAGTCGCTGATTAAGCGAAACAATATCGCCCCATTTCTGTCTGCTTTTATACATGTGATCAGCCGTGACGTGTATATAATTAGCTATTCGATTCGCCTCATCCCAAGCACTCTGTCTGTAGCATAATCGAAACAACTCAAACGCTTTATCTAAAGAATGGTTTTTCTCCGACAAAAGATAAATTTCCTCATTTGTGTGAATTTGTTGTTCCACTACTAACGCCTCCATAAGATAGATTCACTACACTTTAACGGAGTCTCTAGTTGATATGATATAAAAATGTTCTCCTTTTTGTTAATAATATACTAAATATTGTTATTTAATGAATAGCCTTTACGCAAAGTTATTCGACTATAGAGCTATCTAAATTAAAGAACTATGCTTCCCTTGAATATATTTACAGTATATCTCATGAGTCTTTTAAGGACAATAATAAAATATTTTGAATCTTTTAATGGCTCCAATATATCTTTCCTTTTGTCTAGACTTCTAAATAAGAGGAGTAGATAATTAAAATGATACAAACCATTGCTGAGCGAATAGGTATTGTTGTAAGAGAATTGAGGAAAGGC from Paenibacillus sp. FSL R10-2782 includes the following:
- a CDS encoding DNA-binding protein, which gives rise to MEQQIHTNEEIYLLSEKNHSLDKAFELFRLCYRQSAWDEANRIANYIHVTADHMYKSRQKWGDIVSLNQRLKRPLVFYFGYSYLAKSIVFQRQGLFEQARGYVAKYADLGWYKEPTKEDMEEVERFKIFAKANLYAIDLLSGNKEILSEYKEFIKENDEETLPGLINILEAANLNKWNVDELLYEHTQQFETFASLEDIGNRVYYTILLNQLAIYNLNHLRYGGAIDYILEFMRIAVTINLHKELITTISMFEAIRSHATSEQQLKYQNILQGVLLSEENISNYIHVNNMS